Proteins encoded within one genomic window of Carassius gibelio isolate Cgi1373 ecotype wild population from Czech Republic chromosome A4, carGib1.2-hapl.c, whole genome shotgun sequence:
- the LOC127976136 gene encoding serine/threonine-protein kinase B-raf-like isoform X2 gives MAALSSAESPPPVFNGDAMNRDPERDPGLHELGAGLEPDCPGGAASTECQQDIPEEIWNIKQMIKLTQEHLEALLDKFGGEHNPPSIYLEAYEEYTSKLDALQQREQQLLEAIGNGTEFCSSPTPILLDVKGPGTQSAPATPNTLAVLQTPTDPTRGNPRSPQKPIVRVFLPNKQRTVVPARCGMTVRDSLKKALMMRGLIPECCAVYRVQDGEKKPIGWDTDISWLTGEELHVEVLENVPLTTHNFVRKTFFTLAFCDFCRKLLFQGFRCQTCGYKFHQRCSTEVPLMCVNYDQLDLLLASKFLVHHPFTQEEPSSEGTTPMSEMYPSLPPSESTGSLCHPTVSPSKSIPIPQSFRPGEEDHRNQFGQRDRSSSAPNVHINTIEPVNIDDLIRDQGLPRSDGGSTPGLSATPPASLPGSLPNVKVSKSPCQPRERKPSSSSEDRNKMKTLGRRDSSDDWEIPEGQITLGQRIGSGSFGTVYKGKWHGDVAVKMLNVTAPTPQQLQAFKNEVGVLRKTRHVNILLFMGYTTKPQLAIVTQWCEGSSLYHHLHIIETKFEMIKLIDIARQTAQGMDYLHAKSIIHRDLKSNNIFLHEDLTVKIGDFGLATVKSRWSGSHQFEQLSGSILWMAPEVIRLQDKNPYSFQSDVYAFGIVLYELMSGALPYSNINNRDQIIFMVGRGYLSPDLSKVRSNCPKAMKRLMADCLKKKREERPLFPQILASIELLARSLPKIHRSASEPSLNRAGFQTEDFSLYACASPKTPIQAGGYGEFSAFK, from the exons ATATGGAACATCAAACAGATGATTAAGTTAACCCAAGAGCACCTAGAAGCCCTTTTAGATAAGTTTGGAGGAGAACACAATCCACCATCTATATACCTGGAG GCATATGAAGAGTACACTAGTAAGCTGGATGCATTACAACAGCGGGAACAGCAGCTTTTGGAGGCCATTGGGAACGGAACTGAGTTTTGCTCCTCGCCCACACCCATCCTTCTGGATGTGAAGGGACCGGGCACCCAGAGCGCCCCCGCCACCCCAAACACCTTAGCTGTCCTGCAGACCCCTACAGACCCAACCCGAGGGAATCCCCGCTCGCCCCAGAAACCCATCGTAAGGGTTTTCCTGCCCAACAAACAGAGGACAGTG GTTCCAGCTCGTTGTGGGATGACTGTGAGAGACTCCTTAAAAAAGGCTCTGATGATGCGAGGCCTGATCCCAGAATGCTGTGCGGTTTACAGGGTTCAGGATGG GGAGAAGAAGCCCATTGGCTGGGACACAGACATTTCCTGGTTGACGGGGGAGGAGCTCCATGTTGAGGTTTTAGAAAATGTGCCACTGACGACCCATAATTTT GTGCGAAAGACCTTCTTCACGCTGGCCTTCTGTGACTTTTGCCGGAAGCTGCTGTTTCAAGGCTTCCGCTGCCAGACGTGCGGCTACAAGTTCCACCAGCGCTGCAGCACAGAGGTCCCGCTCATGTGTGTCAACTACGATCAGCTGGA TTTACTGCTGGCATCAAAATTTCTAGTGCACCACCCCTTTACCCAGGAGGAGCCGTCATCCGAGGGCACGACACCCATGTCAGAGATgtatccctccctccctccatccgaGTCCACTGG gtctctgtgccatcCTACTGTGTCCCCATCCAAATCCATCCCTATCCCACAGTCCTTTAGACCCGGAGAGGAGGACCACCGCAACCAGTTTGGCCAGAGGGATCGCTCTTCCTCAGCCCCTAACGTCCATATCAACACCATCGAGCCCGTCAACATTGAT GATTTGATCCGTGATCAAGGCTTACCGAGGTCAGATGGAG GCTCTACACCGGGCCTGTCGGCCACCCCTCCTGCCTCCCTGCCTGGTTCCCTGCCCAATGTGAAGGTGTCCAAATCACCCTGCCAACCGAGAGAACGGAAGCCGTCGTCTTCATCTGAGGACCGCAATAAAATG aAAACCCTGGGTCGACGAGACTCGAGCGATGATTGGGAGATCCCAGAAGGTCAAATCACCCTGGGACAGCGGATAGGATCTGGCTCTTTTGGAACAGTTTACAAGGGGAAGTGGCACG GTGATGTGGCGGTAAAGATGTTGAATGTCACAGCTCCCACTCCACAGCAGCTACAGGCCTTTAAGAATGAAGTGGGTGTCCTCAG GAAAACCCGCCATGTGAACATCCTGCTCTTCATGGGCTACACCACCAAACCCCAGCTGGCTATAGTTACACAGTGGTGTGAAGGCTCGAGTCTCTACCACCACCTGCACATCATCGAGACCAAGTTTGAGATGATCAAGCTGATAGACATTGCCCGGCAGACAGCTCAGGGCATGGA CTATCTGCACGCCAAGTCCATCATCCATAGAGATCTGAAGAGTAACA ATATCTTTTTGCATGAGGACCTGACAGTAAAGATTGGTGATTTCGGTCTGGCTACGGTGAAATCCCGCTGGAGTGGCTCACACCAGTTTGAGCAGCTTTCTGGCTCTATCTTGTGGATG GCTCCAGAGGTAATCAGGCTGCAGGATAAAAACCCATACAGTTTCCAGTCAGATGTCTACGCGTTTGGTATTGTGCTCTACGAGCTCATGTCAGGGGCTCTGCCTTATTCGAACATCAACAACAGAGATCAG ATTATCTTCATGGTTGGCCGGGGTTACCTTTCTCCTGACCTGAGCAAAGTGCGCAGTAATTGCCCCAAGGCCATGAAGAGACTTATGGCAGATTGTCTGAAGAAAAAGCGAGAGGAGAGACCTCTTTTCCCTCAG ATCCTGGCCTCGATTGAGTTATTGGCACGCTCTCTGCCCAAGATCCACCGCAGTGCTTCTGAACCGTCCCTTAACCGCGCTGGATTCCAGACAGAGGACTTCAGCCTGTACGCCTGCGCTTCCCCCAAGACGCCCATTCAGGCTGGTGGCTATG GTGAATTCTCAGCATTTAAATAA
- the LOC127976166 gene encoding troponin T, cardiac muscle isoforms-like isoform X2, whose amino-acid sequence MCDTAEFVEEYEEEQEVNEEEEAEEEVEEEEEEEIEEKDEEKEEDAQEVEEDSKPKPKLFVPNIIPPKMPDGEKVDFDDLHRKRLEKDFNELQSLIQLHFSTRQKEEDELVSLKNRIEHRRADRAEQQRIRAERDRERQARLAVERTRREEESAKLRAEDDARKKKILSNKGYGGYLQKVDQKKGKRLTEREKKTKCLMERRKPLNIDHLNQEKLGEKALDLWKWLTQLHAEKFDLAEKLKRQKYDINVLRNRVSDHQRGAKTTKNTRKSWK is encoded by the exons ATGTGTGACACAGCGGAGTTTGTTGAGGAGTACGAGGAAGAACAGGAGGTGAACGAAGAGGAAGAGGCTGAAGAGGAGGTTGAAGAGGAG gaagaagaagaaatagaGGAGAAAGATGAAGAGAAAGAAGAAGATGCACAAGAGGTAGAGGAAGACTCCAAACCCAAGCCCAAGCTGTTTGTTCCCAACATTATACCACCAAAAATGCCTGATGGAGAGAAAGTGGACTTTGATGACCTCCACAGGAAGCGTCTGGAGAAAGACTTCAATGAATTGCAGAGTCTCATTCAGCTGCACTTCTCCACCAGGCAGAAGGAAGAGGACGAGCTTGTGTCTTTGAAGAACCGCATCGAGCACCGTCGGGCCGATCGTGCAGAGCAGCAACGGATCAGAGCAGAGCGTGATCGCGAGAGGCAGGCACGCCTTGCTGTGGAAAGAACACGGCGGGAAGAGGAGTCTGCCAAACTGCGTGCCGAGGATGATGCCAGGAAAAAGAAGATCCTTTCTAATAAGGGCTATGGTGGCTACCTGCAGAAGGTGGATCAGAAGAAGGGCAAGAGATTGACAGAACGTGAGAAGAAGACCAAATGTCTGATGGAGCGTCGCAAGCCGCTCAACATCGATCATCTCAACCAGGAGAAGCTGGGAGAGAAAGCCCTTGACCTTTGGAAGTGGCTCACTCAACTCCACGCTGAGAAGTTTGATCTGGCAGAGAAGCTAAAGAGGCAGAAGTACGACATCAACGTTCTACGGAACCGTGTTAGTGACCATCAAAGAGGAGCTAAGACAACCAAGAACACCAGGAAGTCCTGGAAATAA
- the LOC127976160 gene encoding uridylate-specific endoribonuclease C-like, with product MARGQGINQELSDVLNELWKLDVNRMKPGKDYKINLQGKAGFVAEGCNKARDSARTPLFAYINENKLKSIDTYTHFINLLDNYEMSTGVTEHVTHEELQENHLFLDAVLKTEVMKCAHRYLVSKGRAQSDPAQFKRQLYDIWFKLYRRNKSGGEDSCGFEHVFVGETKHGKQIMGLHNWVQFYHQERNNHVDYKGYNARNNKDTPDEDDHILNLQFSWNGLVKPVGSCFIGVSPEFEVALFTIVFLLFDGRVTNVTVKVAEYLLEIVVYRFGHSIGTSYPKMISSNNRDF from the exons ATGGCAAGAGG TCAAGGCATCAATCAGGAGCTCTCAGATGTGCTGAATGAACTGTGGAAGCTGGATGTGAACCGCATGAAACCTGGAAAAGACTATAAAATCAACCTACAG GGGAAAGCTGGCTTTGTAGCTGAGGGTTGTAATAAAGCCAGGGACAGTGCTAGAACTCCTCTCTTTGCCTATATCAATGAAAACAAGCTCAAAAGCATTGATACTTACACCC ACTTCATAAATCTGCTGGACAATTATGAGATGTCTACAGGAGTGACTGAGCATGTGACACACGAGGAGCTTCAGGAAAACCATCTTTTCCTGGATGCCGTTCTGAAGACAGAGGTCATGAAG TGTGCCCACAGGTATTTAGTAAGCAAAGGCAGAGCTCAGTCGGATCCAGCTCAGTTTAAGAGACAGCTCTATGATATCTGGTTTAAACTCTATCGCAGAAACAAAAGTGGAGG TGAAGATTCATGTGGATTTGAGCATGTGTTTGTTGGTGAAACCAAACATGGTAAACAGATCATGGGCCTCCACAACTGGGTCCAGTTTTACCATCAGGAGAGAAACAATCATGTGGACTACAAAGGATACAATGCCAGAAATAACAAAGACACG CCAGACGAGGACGATCACATCTTGAACCTGCAGTTCAGCTGGAATGGCCTGGTCAAGCCGGTGGGCAGTTGTTTCATTGGCGTCAGCCCCGAGTTTGAGGTGGCTCTCTTTACTATCGTCTTCCTTCTGTTTGATGGACGTGTGACCAATGTTACAGTAAAGGTGGCTGAGTACCTGCTTGAGATTGTGGTGTACAGATTTGGGCACTCCATTGGGACTTCATACCCTAAAATGATCAGCAGCAACAACCGGGATTTCTGA
- the LOC127976136 gene encoding serine/threonine-protein kinase B-raf-like isoform X1, producing the protein MAALSSAESPPPVFNGDAMNRDPERDPGLHELGAGLEPDCPGGAASTECQQDIPEEIWNIKQMIKLTQEHLEALLDKFGGEHNPPSIYLEAYEEYTSKLDALQQREQQLLEAIGNGTEFCSSPTPILLDVKGPGTQSAPATPNTLAVLQTPTDPTRGNPRSPQKPIVRVFLPNKQRTVVPARCGMTVRDSLKKALMMRGLIPECCAVYRVQDGEKKPIGWDTDISWLTGEELHVEVLENVPLTTHNFVRKTFFTLAFCDFCRKLLFQGFRCQTCGYKFHQRCSTEVPLMCVNYDQLDLLLASKFLVHHPFTQEEPSSEGTTPMSEMYPSLPPSESTGSLCHPTVSPSKSIPIPQSFRPGEEDHRNQFGQRDRSSSAPNVHINTIEPVNIDDLIRDQGLPRSDGAPSQHPARCLRKNRTRTSSPLLSSHPNDIVFDFEPEPVFRGSTPGLSATPPASLPGSLPNVKVSKSPCQPRERKPSSSSEDRNKMKTLGRRDSSDDWEIPEGQITLGQRIGSGSFGTVYKGKWHGDVAVKMLNVTAPTPQQLQAFKNEVGVLRKTRHVNILLFMGYTTKPQLAIVTQWCEGSSLYHHLHIIETKFEMIKLIDIARQTAQGMDYLHAKSIIHRDLKSNNIFLHEDLTVKIGDFGLATVKSRWSGSHQFEQLSGSILWMAPEVIRLQDKNPYSFQSDVYAFGIVLYELMSGALPYSNINNRDQIIFMVGRGYLSPDLSKVRSNCPKAMKRLMADCLKKKREERPLFPQILASIELLARSLPKIHRSASEPSLNRAGFQTEDFSLYACASPKTPIQAGGYGEFSAFK; encoded by the exons ATATGGAACATCAAACAGATGATTAAGTTAACCCAAGAGCACCTAGAAGCCCTTTTAGATAAGTTTGGAGGAGAACACAATCCACCATCTATATACCTGGAG GCATATGAAGAGTACACTAGTAAGCTGGATGCATTACAACAGCGGGAACAGCAGCTTTTGGAGGCCATTGGGAACGGAACTGAGTTTTGCTCCTCGCCCACACCCATCCTTCTGGATGTGAAGGGACCGGGCACCCAGAGCGCCCCCGCCACCCCAAACACCTTAGCTGTCCTGCAGACCCCTACAGACCCAACCCGAGGGAATCCCCGCTCGCCCCAGAAACCCATCGTAAGGGTTTTCCTGCCCAACAAACAGAGGACAGTG GTTCCAGCTCGTTGTGGGATGACTGTGAGAGACTCCTTAAAAAAGGCTCTGATGATGCGAGGCCTGATCCCAGAATGCTGTGCGGTTTACAGGGTTCAGGATGG GGAGAAGAAGCCCATTGGCTGGGACACAGACATTTCCTGGTTGACGGGGGAGGAGCTCCATGTTGAGGTTTTAGAAAATGTGCCACTGACGACCCATAATTTT GTGCGAAAGACCTTCTTCACGCTGGCCTTCTGTGACTTTTGCCGGAAGCTGCTGTTTCAAGGCTTCCGCTGCCAGACGTGCGGCTACAAGTTCCACCAGCGCTGCAGCACAGAGGTCCCGCTCATGTGTGTCAACTACGATCAGCTGGA TTTACTGCTGGCATCAAAATTTCTAGTGCACCACCCCTTTACCCAGGAGGAGCCGTCATCCGAGGGCACGACACCCATGTCAGAGATgtatccctccctccctccatccgaGTCCACTGG gtctctgtgccatcCTACTGTGTCCCCATCCAAATCCATCCCTATCCCACAGTCCTTTAGACCCGGAGAGGAGGACCACCGCAACCAGTTTGGCCAGAGGGATCGCTCTTCCTCAGCCCCTAACGTCCATATCAACACCATCGAGCCCGTCAACATTGAT GATTTGATCCGTGATCAAGGCTTACCGAGGTCAGATGGAG CCCCCTCGCAACACCCAGCCCGCTGCTTGAGGAAGAACCGAACACGGACCTCAAGCCCCCTTCTGTCCTCCCACCCCAATGACATTGTCTTTGATTTTGAGCCTGAGCCAGTATTCAGAG GCTCTACACCGGGCCTGTCGGCCACCCCTCCTGCCTCCCTGCCTGGTTCCCTGCCCAATGTGAAGGTGTCCAAATCACCCTGCCAACCGAGAGAACGGAAGCCGTCGTCTTCATCTGAGGACCGCAATAAAATG aAAACCCTGGGTCGACGAGACTCGAGCGATGATTGGGAGATCCCAGAAGGTCAAATCACCCTGGGACAGCGGATAGGATCTGGCTCTTTTGGAACAGTTTACAAGGGGAAGTGGCACG GTGATGTGGCGGTAAAGATGTTGAATGTCACAGCTCCCACTCCACAGCAGCTACAGGCCTTTAAGAATGAAGTGGGTGTCCTCAG GAAAACCCGCCATGTGAACATCCTGCTCTTCATGGGCTACACCACCAAACCCCAGCTGGCTATAGTTACACAGTGGTGTGAAGGCTCGAGTCTCTACCACCACCTGCACATCATCGAGACCAAGTTTGAGATGATCAAGCTGATAGACATTGCCCGGCAGACAGCTCAGGGCATGGA CTATCTGCACGCCAAGTCCATCATCCATAGAGATCTGAAGAGTAACA ATATCTTTTTGCATGAGGACCTGACAGTAAAGATTGGTGATTTCGGTCTGGCTACGGTGAAATCCCGCTGGAGTGGCTCACACCAGTTTGAGCAGCTTTCTGGCTCTATCTTGTGGATG GCTCCAGAGGTAATCAGGCTGCAGGATAAAAACCCATACAGTTTCCAGTCAGATGTCTACGCGTTTGGTATTGTGCTCTACGAGCTCATGTCAGGGGCTCTGCCTTATTCGAACATCAACAACAGAGATCAG ATTATCTTCATGGTTGGCCGGGGTTACCTTTCTCCTGACCTGAGCAAAGTGCGCAGTAATTGCCCCAAGGCCATGAAGAGACTTATGGCAGATTGTCTGAAGAAAAAGCGAGAGGAGAGACCTCTTTTCCCTCAG ATCCTGGCCTCGATTGAGTTATTGGCACGCTCTCTGCCCAAGATCCACCGCAGTGCTTCTGAACCGTCCCTTAACCGCGCTGGATTCCAGACAGAGGACTTCAGCCTGTACGCCTGCGCTTCCCCCAAGACGCCCATTCAGGCTGGTGGCTATG GTGAATTCTCAGCATTTAAATAA
- the LOC127976166 gene encoding troponin T, cardiac muscle isoforms-like isoform X1 produces the protein MCDTAEFVEEYEEEQEVNEEEEAEEEVEEEVEEEVEEEVEEEEEEIEEKDEEKEEDAQEVEEDSKPKPKLFVPNIIPPKMPDGEKVDFDDLHRKRLEKDFNELQSLIQLHFSTRQKEEDELVSLKNRIEHRRADRAEQQRIRAERDRERQARLAVERTRREEESAKLRAEDDARKKKILSNKGYGGYLQKVDQKKGKRLTEREKKTKCLMERRKPLNIDHLNQEKLGEKALDLWKWLTQLHAEKFDLAEKLKRQKYDINVLRNRVSDHQRGAKTTKNTRKSWK, from the coding sequence ATGTGTGACACAGCGGAGTTTGTTGAGGAGTACGAGGAAGAACAGGAGGTGAACGAAGAGGAAGAGGCTGAAGAGGAGGTTGAAGAGGAGGTTGAAGAAGAGGTTGAAGAAGAGgttgaggaggaagaagaagaaatagaGGAGAAAGATGAAGAGAAAGAAGAAGATGCACAAGAGGTAGAGGAAGACTCCAAACCCAAGCCCAAGCTGTTTGTTCCCAACATTATACCACCAAAAATGCCTGATGGAGAGAAAGTGGACTTTGATGACCTCCACAGGAAGCGTCTGGAGAAAGACTTCAATGAATTGCAGAGTCTCATTCAGCTGCACTTCTCCACCAGGCAGAAGGAAGAGGACGAGCTTGTGTCTTTGAAGAACCGCATCGAGCACCGTCGGGCCGATCGTGCAGAGCAGCAACGGATCAGAGCAGAGCGTGATCGCGAGAGGCAGGCACGCCTTGCTGTGGAAAGAACACGGCGGGAAGAGGAGTCTGCCAAACTGCGTGCCGAGGATGATGCCAGGAAAAAGAAGATCCTTTCTAATAAGGGCTATGGTGGCTACCTGCAGAAGGTGGATCAGAAGAAGGGCAAGAGATTGACAGAACGTGAGAAGAAGACCAAATGTCTGATGGAGCGTCGCAAGCCGCTCAACATCGATCATCTCAACCAGGAGAAGCTGGGAGAGAAAGCCCTTGACCTTTGGAAGTGGCTCACTCAACTCCACGCTGAGAAGTTTGATCTGGCAGAGAAGCTAAAGAGGCAGAAGTACGACATCAACGTTCTACGGAACCGTGTTAGTGACCATCAAAGAGGAGCTAAGACAACCAAGAACACCAGGAAGTCCTGGAAATAA